The window ACTAAACGTCTGCAGCCGTTAAAGGTGAATGGTCAGTTAGTTCATACCGTCGGGTTACCCCGTCATGGCAGCCATAATGCGCTCACTCGTAAGAGTTACTCCTGTAACGTGCTCACCACGGAAGTGGGGGATGCAAATACACAGGTGCCTGAGTTCAAAGCATTTTTGGTTAACATCACTAAAGCGAAGGGGCTCTGATTATGGCATCACAAGACATTATCCGCCGCTCCGGTACTTCAGCGGTGACGCCTGCGGCAAAGGGGCGTAATTCGTCAGAAAAGGTCGCCAAGCTGTTCGACGCCACTAAGTGTAATGGCTGTAAAGCCTGCCAAGTGGCGTGTTCTGAGTGGAATGATTTACGGGAAGAAGTGGGCACGTTCCAAGGTAGTTACCAAAACCCTATGTCACTATCGGGCCAATGTTGGACCCTGATGGAGTTCCATGAGGTGATGGAAAGCAACAAGCTGCGTTGGCAATTTACCCACTCGGCCTGTATGCACTGTGCCGACCCTGCCTGCTTAACTGCCTGTTCGACCTCGGGCGCGATTATCCAGCACGCCAATGGTGTGGTGGACTTCGATTCGGACAAGTGTATCGGCTGCGGTTATTGCGCCAGTGCTTGTCCCTTCGATGTGCCCAAAATCGATCCTAAGGACAACAAGGCCTACAAGTGCACTATGTGCTCTGACCGTTTGGCCGTGGGATTGGAACCTTCCTGTGTTAAGTCCTGTACCACAGGGGCGCTGCGTTTTGGCACCCGTGAGGACATGTTGTTTTACTCGCAAAAACGGGTTGAAGAACTGAAGGAAAGGGGCTTCGCTAAGGCAGGACTCTATAACCCTGAGGGCGTAGGTGGTACGGGTATGATGATGATATTGCACGATATCAATCAGCCCGAAAGCTACAACATGCCTGATAACCCGCAGATCCCGCTGTCACTGACTCTGTGGCAAGACTGGGTCAAACCTTTAGGCACTATGGGCATTCTTGCCACTGCCGCTGTCGCTTGTCTGCATAAGATCACCGTCGGTCGCAACATAGTGGAAGAGGACCAGCCGGGTTATCAACCGCCAGAGGAAGAGGCTAAGCAGGAAGAGGAGGGCGACAAATGAGCAAGCATGATAAGCAAGAAATGATAGTGCGTCACAAGCTGTTCGATCGCATCTGTCATTGGTTCATTGTGGCGGTTGGTCTAGTGAC of the Shewanella baltica genome contains:
- the fdxH gene encoding formate dehydrogenase subunit beta, giving the protein MASQDIIRRSGTSAVTPAAKGRNSSEKVAKLFDATKCNGCKACQVACSEWNDLREEVGTFQGSYQNPMSLSGQCWTLMEFHEVMESNKLRWQFTHSACMHCADPACLTACSTSGAIIQHANGVVDFDSDKCIGCGYCASACPFDVPKIDPKDNKAYKCTMCSDRLAVGLEPSCVKSCTTGALRFGTREDMLFYSQKRVEELKERGFAKAGLYNPEGVGGTGMMMILHDINQPESYNMPDNPQIPLSLTLWQDWVKPLGTMGILATAAVACLHKITVGRNIVEEDQPGYQPPEEEAKQEEEGDK